From a region of the Triticum aestivum cultivar Chinese Spring chromosome 7D, IWGSC CS RefSeq v2.1, whole genome shotgun sequence genome:
- the LOC123168734 gene encoding alpha-soluble NSF attachment protein translates to MGDHEARGDDTERKADKKLSGWGLFGSKYEDAADLYDKAANFFKLSKNWNRAASVYIKIANCHLKGDSKHEAASAYVEAANCYKKFSPQEAAQALDQAVNLFLEIGRLSMAARYCKDIGEIYQQEQDLEKASDYLERAADLFDSEGQTSQSNTIKQKVAEIAAQLEQYPKATEIFEEIARQSINNNLLKYSVRGILLNAGICQLCRADAVAIQNSLERYQEIDPTFSGTREYKLLADLAASMDDGDVAKFTDAIKEFDGMTRLDPWKTTLLLRAKNELKKQEDDEDDLT, encoded by the exons ATGGGGGACCACGAGGCGCGCGGTGACGACACGGAGAGGAAGGCGGATAAGAAGCTCTCCGGCTGGGGGCTCTTCGGCTCCAAGTACGAGGACGCCGCCGACCTATACGATAAGGCCGCCAACTTTTTCAAGCTTTCGAAGAACT GGAACCGAGCTGCATCTGTGTATATCAAGATTGCTAATTGCCATCTGAAG GGTGATAGTAAGCATGAAGCTGCCTCAGCTTATGTGGAAGCTGCAAACTGCTACAAAAAATTCTCACCTCAGG AAGCTGCGCAAGCGCTAGACCAGGCTGTTAATCTTTTTCTGGAAATTGGTAGATTGAGCATGGCTGCAAGATACTGCAAG GACATTGGTGAGATTTATCAGCAAGAACAAGATTTGGAGAAGGCTTCAGATTACCTAGAAAGGGCCGCTGATCTTTTCGACAGTGAAGGACAGACATCTCAATCAAACACCATTAAGCAGAAAGTTGCAGAAATTGCTGCGCAGTTGGAACA GTACCCAAAGGCAACTGagatttttgaagaaattgctcgTCAATCAATTAACAACAATCTGCTGAAGTATAGTGTCAGAGGCATCCTCCTTAATGCAGGGATCTGCCAACTATGTAGAGCTGATGCTGTTGCTATACAAAATTCATTGGAGAGATACCAG GAAATCGATCCGACTTTCTCAGGAACTCGTGAATACAAACTTTTAGCT GATCTTGCTGCATCAATGGACGACGGAGATGTTGCCAAATTTACTGATGCCATCAAGGAATTTGACGGCATGACACGCCTG GATCCTTGGAAAACGACACTGCTGCTGAGGGCAAAGAATGAGCTGAAGAAGCAAGAGGACGATGAGGATGATCTAACCTAA